The following coding sequences lie in one Haematobia irritans isolate KBUSLIRL chromosome 3, ASM5000362v1, whole genome shotgun sequence genomic window:
- the MagR gene encoding iron-sulfur cluster assembly 1 homolog MagR encodes MATKVVATATVRALKGRKLLPTRAALTLTPSAVQRIKDLLKGQPEYTGLKVGVRQRGCNGLSYTLNYAKEKDKLDEELVQDGVRVYIDKKAQLSLLGTEMDYVESKLASEFVFNNPNIKGTCGCGESFSI; translated from the exons ATGGCCACAAAGGTAGTTGCAACTGCCACAGTGAGGGCATTAAAGGGCCGTAAATTATTGCCCACCAGAGCAGCACTAACATTG ACTCCCTCAGCGGTGCAACGTATAAAAGATTTACTTAAAGGTCAACCGGAATAT ACTGGATTAAAAGTTGGTGTGAGGCAACGTGGTTGTAATGGCCTGTCATATACCTTAAATTATGCCAAAGAGAAAG ataaATTGGATGAAGAACTTGTCCAAGATGGAGTTAGGGTTTATATAGACAAAAAGGCACAACTATCGTTATTAG gcactgaAATGGACTATGTCGAAAGCAAGCTTGCCAGTGAGTTCGTATTCAACAATCCTAATATTAAAGGAACATGTGGATGTGGCGAATCATTTAGTATATAA
- the Arp6 gene encoding actin-related protein 6, translating into MDDNGSTLVLDNGAYTAKLGLASHDDPQTTLNCIMKVKAERRRAFIGNQINECRDTSGLFYILCFQKGYLLNWDIQKTVWDHIFSHEGCGITLEERNILVTEPQLNFPSIQETMMEILFEEYHCNGIHKSTTAELAAYNYCADSEETSMQALNCIVVDVGYSFTHIVPFVRGKRVLKGIRRIEVGGKVLTNHLKEIISYRHLNVMDETYVVNQIKEDVCFVSQNFADDMRVHTDAKKRSEIAVEYMLPDFTTVKRGYIRKSPTKNPIAEDADQQSLRLCNERFAVPELLFNPSDVGIQQVGIPEAVIDALKDCPPYAHHELLRNVLVIGGSSLFPGFIPRLKNEIRALAPDDLEVSLIFPEDPVTYGWYGGKEMASSDVFKDIIFTREEYEENGYTATNER; encoded by the coding sequence atggacGATAATGGGAGTACTCTGGTCCTCGATAATGGTGCCTATACTGCCAAATTAGGTTTAGCTTCTCATGATGATCCCCAGACGACTTTGAACTGCATTATGAAAGTAAAAGCTGAAAGGCGACGTGCCTTTATTGGTAATCAAATCAATGAGTGTAGAGATACGTCCGGCTTGTTCTATATCTTGTGCTTCCAAAAGGGCTATCTTTTGAATTGGGATATACAAAAGACAGTGTGGGATCACATTTTTAGCCATGAAGGTTGCGGAATTACATTGGAAGAACGTAACATACTTGTGACAGAACCGCAACTTAACTTCCCTAGCATTCAGGAAACCATGATGGAGATATTATTTGAAGAATATCATTGCAATGGAATACATAAAAGTACAACGGCAGAATTGGCTGCCTACAATTATTGTGCTGATAGTGAAGAGACCTCCATGCAAGCATTGAATTGTATTGTGGTTGATGTGGGCTATAGTTTCACCCACATTGTCCCTTTTGTGAGAGGCAAAAGAGTATTGAAAGGCATACGCCGCATTGAGGTTGGTGGAAAAGTGCtaacaaatcatttgaaggaaATAATATCCTATCGCCATCTAAATGTCATGGACGAAACCTACGTGGTGAATCAAATCAAGGAGGAtgtatgctttgtatcacaaaattttgccgATGATATGCGTGTGCACACAGATGCCAAAAAGCGTTCAGAAATAGCTGTAGAATATATGCTTCCCGATTTTACTACAGTTAAAAGAGGTTACATACGAAAAAGTCCTACCAAGAATCCTATAGCGGAGGATGCGGATCAACAATCACTGCGTTTGTGTAATGAACGTTTCGCTGTACCCGAATTGCTATTCAATCCTTCCGATGTGGGTATACAACAAGTTGGTATACCTGAGGCAGTTATAGATGCCCTCAAAGATTGTCCCCCAtatgcccatcatgaacttttaCGAAATGTTTTGGTAATTGGAGGATCGTCATTGTTTCCAGGATTTATACCGAGGTTGAAAAATGAAATTCGCGCTTTAGCTCCGGATGATTTGGAGGTTTCCTTGATATTTCCCGAAGATCCTGTGACCTATGGTTGGTATGGTGGCAAAGAAATGGCTAGCAGTGATGTTTTCAAGGATATTATATTTACTAGAGAAGAATATGAAGAAAATGGTTATACAGCAACTAATGAAAGATAa
- the ND-18 gene encoding NADH:ubiquinone oxidoreductase subunit 18: MSLLRQIVQVTKNAQQWSPVLCRSMSSLRDTPVIDVDTALAKPEDIEQKNKLQGTITVPVKVDLSPISGVPEEHVKTRRVRIYMPPKNAMQSGTNNLHTWQIDFDNRERWENPLMGWTSTGDPLSNMQVNFASPEEAITYCERNGWRWFVERPAKPKDDRVKNYGINFSWNKRTRVSTK; the protein is encoded by the exons ATGTCTTTGCTGAGGCAAATTGTTCAAGTAACAAAGAATGCACAACAATG GTCACCCGTTTTGTGTCGCAGCATGTCCTCATTGCGGGATACTCCGGTCATAGATGTGGACACTGCTTTGGCTAAGCCCGAAGATATTGAACAAAAGAACAAATTACAAGGAACCATTACGGTACCCGTTAAAGTTGATCTTAGTCCCATTAGTGGTGTTCCAGAGGAACATGTAAAAACACGCCGTGTCCGTATTTATATGCCACCCAAGAATGCCATGCAAAGTGGTACTAATAATTTGCATACTTGGCAAATTGATTTCGACAATCGTGAGCGTTGGGAAAATCCATTGATGGGCTGGACTTCAAC GGGCGATCCATTGTCAAATATGCAAGTAAATTTCGCTTCTCCTGAAGAGGCCATTACCTATTGTGAAAGAAATGGATGGCGTTGGTTTGTTGAACGTCCTGCCAAACCTAAAGATGATCGTGTTAAGAACTATGGCATTAACTTTTCCTGGAATAAACGTACTCGTGTCTCAACCAAGTAA
- the LOC142230660 gene encoding uncharacterized protein LOC142230660, producing the protein METIANKQGVQNINQVNVPEIISKCRARLKKILERLNWTEEGLSKDYSTNSLHKRDIKKANVPPKKATYPESLFSSNSIVLDTPKLQNLLRDKNVEAPCNFNELQSNFSRQQKLQIYEHVIENTKKLNNAVVDDVPEGVASVADIVAANAREAKRKKRKFRKSKPTQIEEMRALVQMQMQALQQYTDNQERLENSSNETNPKNKLEDDKVSSQNITKSSSEKYHENKNHHRDKSERKSRKRDKSPRDKSHYRSESRQNHRHRDKTTDKNKIHGCEKYLTRRSPTHRRYKSYKDYTKYRENRDASKERKKYDDRDAKKYKRRRSRSSESRHRHDDRHERNRSPHTSSYKKHDKYDHRHRSRSPRTSSYKRVDKHSKYKDK; encoded by the exons ATGGAGACAATTGCAAATAAACAAGGCGTACAGAACATTAATCAAGTAAATGTTCCAGAAATAATCTCAAAGTGCAGAGCTAGattgaaaaaaatacttgaACGTTTAAATTGGACAGAAGAAGGCCTCTCAAAA GACTACAGTACAAATAGTTTGCACAAACGTGATATTAAGAAAGCAAATGTACCTCCAAAGAAAGCAACGTATCCGGAAAGCTTATTTTCTAGCAATTCCATAGTCTTAG ACACACCAAAACTTCAAAATCTGTTAAGAGATAAAAATGTGGAGGCTCCTTGTAACTTCAATGAGTTGCAATCGAATTTCAGTCGGCAACAAAAACTGCAAATATATGAACATGTAATAGAGAACACGAAGAAACTGAATAATGCCGTTGTTGATGATGT GCCTGAAGGTGTTGCCTCCGTAGCAGACATTGTTGCTGCAAATGCCCGTGAAGCTAAAcggaagaaacgaaaatttcgtaaatCTAAGCCAACGCAAATAGAGGAAATGCGAGCTTTAGTTCAAATGCAAATGCAAGCTTTGCAGCAGTACACAGATAATCAGGAGAGgttagaaaattcttctaatgaAACAAATCCTAAGAATAAATTGGAAGATGACAAAGTTAGCTCACAAAACATTACTAAATCATCCAGCGAGAAATAccatgaaaacaaaaaccatcACAGAGATAAATCGGAAAgaaaatcaagaaaacgagaTAAATCTCCAAGAGATAAATCGCATTATCGTTCAGAATCTAGGCAAAACCATAGACATAGAGATAAAACGACTGATAAGAATAAAATCCATGGCTGTGAAAAGTATTTAACTAGAAGAAGTCCAACACACCGGCGATATAAGTCGTACAAGGATTATACCAAATACAGAGAAAACAGAGATGCATCAAAAGAACGCAAAAAATATGATGATCGAGATgccaaaaagtacaaaagacGCCGTAGCAGAAGTTCAGAATCACGACATCGACATGATGATAGGCATGAAAGAAATCGAAGTCCACATACCAGCAGTTACAAAAAACATGATAAATATGATCACCGACATCGAAGTAGAAGTCCGAGAACTAGCAGCTATAAAAGAGTAGACAAACATTCGAAATACAaagataaataa